In Duganella zoogloeoides, a single genomic region encodes these proteins:
- a CDS encoding glycosyltransferase has translation MLKIALISSYASPLAVNRSVDCDSLGLYVAQLGSELGALGCQVDIFTRRDRIEQPQVHYWRPNVRIIHVPAGPPAVLASEHMQPFIEQFGRFMAGFARRQRGGYDIAHACDPSSGCAAQQLRRTLGVPYVITLSAFPAQQGGAAAVALQQQSLDNADRVLVLCRQQRDALQGVPGRAPPRIDIVPGGFDPALFWPVRLRARGVLGLPTDAFLALHVGRLAPGHGIDTAIEGMAKLAGRHAVAARLLVLGAAVPDEDSHLARPLDAAPSRQPCETPQSTRSQQPSQSQPPNQSPPLLQWHQRAHVSEFQRLRDLAGRLDVEIAFVRPQPASALRHWYSAADVCIATPCHNAFGAAVLGAMACATPVVGAAVGCIDAMVVDGETGYLVAPRDPAALAGRLASLHANPAQARSLGVQGWRRAHRHYTWRRVAQRHMAVYAQVLAGVAADVASDGASELAGKVASHGGASASLA, from the coding sequence GCTCATCAGTTCGTATGCTTCGCCGCTGGCCGTCAATCGCAGTGTCGATTGCGACAGCCTCGGCCTTTACGTGGCGCAACTCGGTTCGGAACTGGGTGCGCTCGGCTGCCAGGTCGATATCTTCACCCGCCGCGACCGCATCGAGCAGCCCCAGGTCCATTATTGGCGGCCCAATGTGCGCATTATCCACGTGCCGGCCGGTCCGCCCGCTGTCCTGGCGTCCGAACACATGCAACCGTTCATCGAGCAGTTCGGGCGTTTCATGGCGGGCTTTGCGCGGCGCCAGCGCGGCGGCTACGACATCGCCCACGCCTGCGACCCGTCGTCCGGTTGCGCGGCGCAGCAGCTGCGGCGCACGCTGGGCGTGCCTTATGTGATCACGCTGTCTGCGTTTCCGGCGCAGCAGGGCGGCGCGGCGGCGGTCGCCTTGCAACAACAATCGCTGGACAATGCCGACCGCGTGCTGGTGCTGTGCCGACAGCAGCGCGACGCACTGCAAGGCGTGCCGGGCCGGGCTCCCCCCCGTATCGACATCGTGCCCGGCGGATTCGACCCTGCGCTGTTCTGGCCGGTGCGGCTGCGCGCGCGCGGCGTGCTGGGGCTGCCTACGGATGCCTTTCTGGCGCTGCACGTGGGGCGGCTGGCGCCCGGGCATGGCATCGACACCGCCATCGAGGGCATGGCAAAACTGGCCGGCCGGCACGCGGTGGCAGCGCGGCTGCTGGTGCTCGGCGCGGCTGTGCCGGACGAGGATAGCCATTTGGCGCGCCCGCTCGATGCAGCGCCGTCGCGCCAGCCATGCGAGACGCCGCAGTCAACCCGGTCGCAGCAGCCATCCCAATCGCAGCCGCCCAATCAGTCGCCCCCATTGCTCCAGTGGCACCAGCGAGCGCATGTGAGCGAGTTTCAGCGCCTGCGCGACCTGGCAGGCAGGCTTGATGTCGAAATTGCTTTCGTGAGGCCGCAGCCGGCTTCCGCGCTGCGCCACTGGTATAGCGCGGCGGATGTTTGCATTGCGACGCCGTGCCACAACGCTTTTGGTGCAGCGGTGCTGGGGGCCATGGCGTGCGCCACGCCGGTTGTTGGGGCAGCGGTTGGCTGCATCGACGCCATGGTGGTCGATGGCGAAACCGGCTACCTGGTCGCGCCGCGCGATCCGGCAGCGCTCGCCGGCCGGCTGGCCAGCCTGCACGCCAACCCGGCGCAGGCGCGCAGTCTCGGCGTGCAGGGCTGGCGCCGCGCCCATCGCCACTACACCTGGCGCCGCGTGGCGCAGCGCCACATGGCAGTCTATGCGCAGGTGCTGGCCGGGGTGGCCGCCGACGTGGCTTCTGACGGTGCCAGCGAGCTTGCAGGCAAGGTAGCCAGCCATGGGGGCGCCAGCGCCTCGCTGGCCTGA
- a CDS encoding acyltransferase family protein: protein MHNHQRLYFLDWIRIIAFLVLILYHTGMYYVSWDWHVKSPDAGHAIEPLMILSAPWRLGLLFMISGVATAFMLGKLHVGKLMAQRSWRLLVPLAFGMLVIVPPQAYFEVVEKVAYQGGYGDFLKLYMTSYDGFCRGDDCLAMPTWNHLWFVAYLWVYTMVFGALAWMAGKRLTALSNLAGRVLAGWKLVLLPVIVLVVARLTLSASYPSTHALAGDWYNHAQYFYLFVLGALLASQRHVWQEADRLRWTSLGMWLGSWAILVVCYIMPHELMHSPAVAPWRPVMGAIYSLNQWVAILTVCGYAHRHVRADSAPRRYLTEAVFPVYILHQTLIVTMAHWFKPVRLAPAVEGAVLVILTVTISFAVFELVRRVAVLRPLFGLGKMQRTVRGENHVQAPAQASEALAPPWLATLPASSLAPSEATSAATPASTCA, encoded by the coding sequence ATGCACAACCACCAACGCCTGTATTTTCTCGACTGGATACGCATCATCGCCTTCCTGGTGCTGATCCTTTACCACACCGGCATGTACTACGTCAGCTGGGACTGGCACGTAAAAAGTCCCGATGCCGGCCATGCCATCGAACCGCTGATGATCCTGTCTGCGCCGTGGCGGCTGGGCTTGCTGTTCATGATCTCGGGCGTGGCCACCGCCTTCATGCTGGGCAAACTGCACGTCGGCAAACTGATGGCGCAGCGCAGCTGGCGCCTGCTGGTGCCGCTGGCCTTCGGCATGCTGGTGATCGTGCCGCCGCAAGCGTACTTCGAGGTGGTGGAAAAAGTAGCCTACCAGGGCGGTTACGGCGACTTCCTCAAGCTGTACATGACCAGCTACGACGGCTTTTGCCGGGGCGACGACTGCCTGGCCATGCCGACCTGGAACCACCTGTGGTTCGTGGCCTACCTGTGGGTGTACACGATGGTGTTCGGCGCGCTGGCCTGGATGGCGGGCAAACGCCTGACGGCGCTGTCGAACCTGGCAGGCCGCGTGCTGGCCGGCTGGAAGCTGGTGCTGCTGCCGGTGATCGTACTGGTAGTGGCCCGCTTGACGCTTTCCGCAAGCTACCCCAGCACCCACGCCCTGGCTGGCGACTGGTACAACCATGCGCAGTACTTTTACCTGTTCGTGCTGGGCGCGCTGCTGGCCAGCCAGCGCCACGTGTGGCAGGAAGCCGACCGCCTGCGCTGGACCTCGCTGGGCATGTGGCTGGGCAGCTGGGCGATCCTGGTGGTGTGCTACATCATGCCGCACGAACTGATGCACAGCCCGGCCGTGGCGCCGTGGCGCCCGGTGATGGGGGCAATCTATAGCCTGAACCAGTGGGTGGCGATCCTGACCGTGTGCGGTTATGCCCACCGCCACGTACGCGCCGACAGCGCCCCGCGCCGCTATTTGACCGAAGCCGTCTTCCCCGTGTACATCCTGCACCAGACCCTGATCGTGACCATGGCACACTGGTTCAAGCCGGTCAGGCTGGCGCCGGCCGTGGAAGGCGCGGTGCTGGTGATCCTGACCGTGACCATCAGCTTTGCCGTATTCGAGCTGGTGCGGCGGGTGGCGGTGCTGCGCCCCTTGTTCGGGCTGGGCAAGATGCAGCGGACGGTGCGGGGCGAGAACCATGTCCAAGCCCCCGCTCAGGCCAGCGAGGCGCTGGCGCCCCCATGGCTGGCTACCTTGCCTGCAAGCTCGCTGGCACCGTCAGAAGCCACGTCGGCGGCCACCCCGGCCAGCACCTGCGCATAG
- a CDS encoding LytR/AlgR family response regulator transcription factor yields MRILIVDDERPARDKLRRLLEQEPDITAIGEARDGVDALEQLPAFAPDLLLLDIQMPEVNGLDVAASLPVPAPLVVFVTAYDDYAIRAFDANAIDYLLKPYDQQRLRRALDRARARLAQGALAPPSASPCPALPQADSSFSASPLPASPARSLSTRSTPVNPVMPAAAASPDTPPPLPAPMQLLVPERGGMRVVRVQDIQWIETADNYVVLHTANGGPLMRQTLAGLLAKLGPRFVRCHRRAAVQLDWVAGIEALDKGDGELILRGGARVACSRQFRSDVVARLQADAASGGGAPGAPGSSNNSNSPHRHPGSPHDAGP; encoded by the coding sequence ATGCGGATCCTGATCGTTGACGACGAGCGCCCGGCGCGCGACAAGCTGCGGCGCCTGCTGGAGCAGGAGCCGGACATTACCGCCATCGGCGAAGCGCGCGACGGCGTCGATGCGCTCGAACAATTGCCGGCGTTCGCGCCCGACCTGCTGCTGCTCGACATCCAGATGCCGGAAGTTAACGGCCTGGACGTGGCGGCCTCGCTGCCGGTCCCGGCGCCGCTGGTGGTGTTCGTGACCGCTTACGACGACTACGCCATCCGCGCCTTCGACGCCAACGCCATCGACTACCTGCTCAAACCCTACGACCAGCAGCGGCTGCGGCGCGCGCTGGACCGCGCCCGCGCACGCTTGGCGCAAGGTGCGCTTGCACCGCCAAGTGCTTCGCCATGCCCTGCCTTGCCACAAGCGGACTCGTCGTTTTCTGCCTCGCCGCTTCCTGCCTCGCCGGCCCGTTCGCTGTCCACGCGTTCAACGCCGGTTAATCCGGTCATGCCAGCCGCAGCAGCATCGCCAGACACGCCACCACCCCTGCCCGCCCCGATGCAACTGCTGGTACCCGAACGCGGCGGCATGCGCGTGGTCCGGGTACAAGACATCCAGTGGATCGAAACGGCCGACAACTACGTAGTGCTGCACACGGCCAACGGTGGGCCGTTGATGCGCCAGACCCTGGCCGGCCTGCTCGCCAAGCTCGGCCCGCGCTTCGTGCGCTGCCACCGCCGCGCCGCAGTGCAGCTGGACTGGGTGGCCGGCATCGAAGCGCTGGACAAGGGTGACGGAGAGTTGATATTGCGCGGCGGCGCCCGGGTGGCATGCTCGCGCCAGTTCCGCAGCGACGTGGTGGCGCGCCTGCAGGCGGACGCAGCGTCGGGAGGCGGCGCACCTGGCGCACCTGGCAGTTCCAATAATTCCAACTCGCCCCACCGGCATCCCGGTTCGCCCCACGACGCTGGACCCTGA
- a CDS encoding sensor histidine kinase translates to MAAMSAKFQSRTRLNLAIAWLLFWSLMTATAIQEFIRNGGGALWKPISWEATSFLAVTLLLYLQRRYTARHDDLVGSPVRWFARQLVWLPVYWVAFTPLAFGMRHLLYGMAGDVYTHEAWPEVLLYENVKMTVFFFIFATITFGILSYHAMLSEKLRLERVNASLREVQLLRLTQQLQPHFLFNALNTVSSLMHTDVDRADAMLIQLADVLRATLDVGEQHQVPLSTELRLLRGYAALMAERFSDRVSIAWQIDQALLDCPVPVMSLQPLLENIFKHTVERRRQPTAIAITAYREDGLLVLRVEDDAGRLAAASDAGDNTGIGVRNLRERLATGYAGGATFNLIQLAPAGVRAEMRLPCGS, encoded by the coding sequence ATGGCCGCCATGTCCGCCAAGTTCCAGAGTCGCACCAGGCTCAACCTCGCCATCGCCTGGCTCCTGTTCTGGAGCCTGATGACAGCTACTGCGATACAGGAATTCATCCGCAACGGTGGCGGCGCGCTGTGGAAACCGATCTCGTGGGAGGCGACCTCGTTCCTGGCAGTGACCTTGCTGCTCTACCTGCAGCGCCGCTACACCGCCCGCCACGACGACCTGGTCGGTTCGCCGGTGCGCTGGTTCGCGCGCCAGCTGGTATGGCTGCCCGTCTACTGGGTGGCCTTCACCCCGCTCGCCTTCGGCATGCGCCATCTGCTGTACGGCATGGCGGGCGATGTGTACACGCACGAAGCCTGGCCCGAGGTGCTGCTGTACGAGAACGTCAAGATGACGGTGTTCTTTTTCATCTTCGCCACGATTACCTTCGGCATCCTGTCGTACCACGCCATGCTCAGCGAAAAACTGAGACTGGAACGGGTGAACGCCTCGCTGCGCGAAGTACAGTTGCTGCGGCTCACCCAGCAACTGCAACCGCACTTCCTGTTCAATGCCCTCAACACCGTCTCGTCGCTGATGCACACCGACGTGGACCGTGCTGACGCCATGCTGATCCAGCTGGCCGACGTGCTGCGCGCCACGCTCGACGTGGGTGAGCAGCACCAGGTGCCACTGTCCACCGAACTGCGCCTGCTGCGCGGCTACGCGGCGTTGATGGCCGAACGCTTCTCCGACCGCGTCAGCATCGCCTGGCAGATCGACCAAGCGTTGCTGGACTGCCCGGTACCGGTGATGAGCCTGCAGCCGCTGCTGGAAAACATCTTCAAGCACACGGTGGAACGGCGACGCCAGCCCACCGCCATCGCCATCACCGCGTACCGCGAAGACGGGTTGCTGGTGCTGCGGGTGGAGGATGATGCGGGGCGGTTGGCGGCGGCGAGTGACGCTGGCGACAACACCGGCATCGGTGTGCGCAATTTGCGCGAGCGCCTGGCCACCGGGTACGCTGGCGGTGCAACGTTCAACCTGATCCAGCTTGCGCCTGCCGGCGTGCGGGCGGAGATGCGGCTGCCATGCGGATCCTGA
- a CDS encoding family 43 glycosylhydrolase, producing MMTNDARRKAVKTMLAGAVTLSATPALAATAGVTANSRSATVAGTGTRPGNGNGNGNGTRTRPGNGNGNGNGAGAGAGAADTSGNANAATSRGGDGCTPPSPGWGKGVEGQRQADLGNGLYRNPIIAGDHPDPTVLKDGSDYYLTYSSFYSYPGLVIWHSTDLVNWRPITAALTKPLGAVWAVDLCKHNGRYFIYIPAAPDGDAWSIYAIWADNIAGPWSEPVDLKIAGCIDPGHVVGEDGKRYLFVNGIRKIRLTDDGLATDGQLEKAYEPWRYPADWVVENFAPEGPKLLRRGKWFYLVTAVGGTAGPVTGHMVIAARSASIHGPWEHCPHNPLVRTTGTAEPWWSRGHATLVQGPAGDWWMIYHGYENGYRTLGRQTLLEPIEWTADGWFRALGGDLSRPLPKPRGGKAGPSGHALSDNFSSNRMGVQWAFHDPAPGESRRARYTQQGLELAGRGHTPADSRPLTCGVGEHSYQGEITLTLDGQAEAGLLLFYNSKAFVGLGFAPDTIKTFQYAEEHGWARVQRATSTVRVRLTNVENVITFHYSHDGGRHWTLHGTRMEVSGIHHNVFGGFLSLKLGVYCAGAGTVRLNDFTFRALDAVSK from the coding sequence ATGATGACCAACGATGCCCGCCGCAAGGCCGTTAAAACCATGCTGGCCGGCGCCGTCACGCTGTCGGCCACACCTGCGCTCGCTGCCACCGCTGGCGTCACCGCCAACAGCCGCAGCGCCACAGTCGCAGGCACCGGCACCCGCCCCGGCAACGGCAACGGCAACGGCAACGGCACCCGCACCCGCCCCGGCAACGGCAACGGCAACGGCAACGGCGCAGGCGCAGGCGCAGGCGCCGCCGACACCAGCGGCAATGCCAACGCGGCTACCAGCCGGGGCGGGGATGGCTGCACGCCACCTTCGCCAGGCTGGGGCAAAGGCGTGGAAGGCCAGCGCCAGGCCGACCTCGGCAACGGCCTGTACCGCAACCCCATCATTGCCGGTGACCATCCCGACCCGACCGTGCTCAAGGACGGCAGCGACTACTACCTGACGTACTCGTCGTTCTATTCGTATCCCGGCCTGGTGATCTGGCATTCGACCGACCTGGTCAACTGGCGGCCGATCACCGCCGCCCTGACCAAGCCGCTGGGCGCCGTGTGGGCGGTGGACCTGTGCAAGCACAACGGCCGCTACTTCATCTATATTCCCGCCGCGCCCGACGGCGATGCCTGGTCGATCTACGCGATCTGGGCCGACAACATCGCCGGCCCGTGGAGCGAGCCGGTCGATCTCAAGATCGCCGGTTGCATCGATCCCGGCCACGTGGTGGGCGAGGATGGCAAGCGCTACCTGTTCGTCAACGGCATCCGCAAGATCCGACTCACCGACGATGGCCTGGCCACCGACGGCCAACTGGAAAAGGCCTACGAGCCATGGCGCTACCCGGCCGACTGGGTGGTGGAAAACTTCGCGCCCGAAGGCCCGAAGCTGCTGCGTCGCGGCAAGTGGTTTTACCTGGTGACGGCAGTGGGCGGCACTGCCGGGCCGGTCACCGGCCACATGGTGATTGCCGCGCGGTCGGCGTCGATCCACGGACCGTGGGAACATTGCCCGCACAATCCGCTGGTGCGCACCACCGGCACCGCCGAGCCCTGGTGGTCGCGCGGCCATGCCACGCTGGTCCAAGGCCCGGCCGGCGACTGGTGGATGATTTATCACGGCTACGAAAACGGCTACCGCACGCTGGGCCGCCAGACCCTGCTCGAACCGATCGAGTGGACTGCCGACGGCTGGTTCCGCGCGCTGGGCGGCGATTTGTCGCGGCCGCTGCCGAAACCGCGCGGGGGCAAGGCCGGACCTTCGGGCCATGCCCTGTCCGACAACTTCAGCAGCAACCGCATGGGCGTGCAGTGGGCGTTCCACGATCCCGCGCCCGGCGAGTCGCGCCGCGCCCGCTACACGCAGCAGGGGCTGGAACTGGCCGGGCGCGGCCATACGCCGGCCGACAGCCGGCCGCTCACCTGCGGGGTGGGCGAGCACTCGTACCAGGGTGAAATCACGCTCACCCTGGACGGGCAGGCGGAGGCCGGCCTGCTGCTGTTCTATAACAGCAAGGCGTTCGTGGGACTGGGCTTTGCGCCGGACACCATCAAGACTTTCCAGTACGCCGAAGAGCACGGCTGGGCCCGCGTACAGCGCGCCACCTCGACGGTGCGGGTGCGCCTGACCAACGTGGAAAACGTGATCACCTTTCACTACTCGCACGATGGCGGCCGCCACTGGACGCTGCACGGTACGCGCATGGAAGTATCGGGCATCCACCACAATGTGTTCGGCGGTTTTCTCAGCCTGAAGCTGGGCGTGTACTGTGCTGGCGCGGGTACGGTGCGACTCAACGATTTCACATTCCGGGCTCTCGATGCGGTATCGAAGTAA
- a CDS encoding sensor domain-containing protein yields MTAVNSDLMYRLLVQGVSDYAIYMLDPDGHVINWNAGAERAKGYQADEIIGKNFALFYSDEDRAVGLPQRALSIAREDSRFEAEGWRLRKNGSRFWTSVVIEAIRDQRGVLLGFAKITRDVTERRQQQLSLIEAKEMAEQYSVQMAGMSRFLDSVIANIPASVLALDRATGEILLANQQAKLLFAQPRHDMVGRTPDQCLTSEIAAYIARQTSGDLSEAERVDSESLVQTSIGPRHLRSRVAIGSRPDEGGDYVLVITEDVTEELAAYAQIHHMAQHDGLTDLPNRAFFNARLEQAILDGEGSETGTAILCLDLDNFKNINDALGHAFGDKILLALGKRLKKSLREQDTLARLGGDEFAVVLPRVKRLDEARLAAQRLIDAVAPAFLIDGHSFSVGLSVGIAQATATEPASGEELMRYGDMALYEAKRNGRNRFEVFRPELEEASRHRRQMETELRRALHQGQLAMHYQPVIESDGRISGYEALMRWQHPVRGLVPPMEFIPIAEETGLIHEIGVRALNLACQEAVGWENNAVVAVNLSPVQFKCTDLVKVVALALADSGLDPARLELEITESVLLDNSDGNIRTLRALKHLGVAISLDDFGTGYSSLSYLRSFPFDRIKIDKSFVRDMGTSKEAMAIIRAITGLSSSLLIKTTAEGVETEAQFLQLKNEGCSHFQGFLFGRPEAAENMLQDASAPMNF; encoded by the coding sequence ATGACTGCCGTTAACTCCGACCTGATGTATCGCCTGCTGGTGCAAGGCGTCTCCGACTATGCCATTTACATGCTCGATCCCGACGGCCATGTGATCAACTGGAACGCCGGCGCCGAGCGCGCCAAGGGCTACCAGGCGGACGAAATCATCGGCAAGAATTTCGCGCTGTTCTACAGCGACGAGGATCGCGCTGTCGGCCTGCCGCAGCGCGCGCTGTCGATTGCGCGCGAGGACAGCCGCTTCGAAGCGGAAGGCTGGCGCCTGCGCAAGAATGGTAGCCGCTTCTGGACCAGCGTGGTGATCGAGGCGATCCGCGACCAGCGCGGCGTGCTGCTCGGCTTTGCCAAGATCACGCGCGATGTCACCGAGCGCCGCCAGCAGCAGCTGAGCCTGATCGAAGCAAAGGAAATGGCAGAGCAGTACAGCGTGCAAATGGCCGGCATGTCGCGCTTCCTCGATTCGGTGATCGCCAATATTCCGGCCAGCGTGCTGGCGCTGGACCGCGCCACCGGCGAGATCCTGCTGGCCAACCAGCAGGCGAAACTGCTGTTCGCCCAGCCGCGCCACGACATGGTGGGCCGCACCCCCGACCAGTGCCTGACGTCGGAAATCGCCGCGTACATCGCGCGCCAGACCTCGGGCGACCTGTCCGAAGCGGAACGGGTGGACAGCGAAAGCCTGGTGCAGACGTCGATCGGTCCGCGCCACCTGCGCAGCCGGGTGGCGATCGGCAGCCGGCCCGACGAGGGCGGCGATTACGTGCTGGTGATTACCGAGGACGTCACCGAGGAACTGGCCGCCTACGCGCAAATCCACCACATGGCCCAGCACGACGGCCTGACCGACCTGCCCAACCGCGCCTTCTTCAACGCTCGCCTGGAGCAGGCCATCTTGGATGGGGAGGGCAGCGAGACCGGCACCGCCATCCTGTGCCTGGACCTCGATAACTTCAAGAACATCAACGACGCGCTGGGCCACGCCTTCGGTGACAAGATCCTGCTGGCGCTGGGCAAACGCCTGAAAAAATCGCTGCGCGAGCAGGATACGCTGGCACGCCTGGGCGGCGACGAATTTGCCGTGGTGCTGCCGCGCGTGAAACGGCTCGATGAAGCGCGGCTTGCGGCCCAGCGCCTGATCGACGCGGTGGCGCCGGCGTTCCTGATTGACGGCCACAGTTTTTCGGTGGGGCTGTCGGTGGGTATTGCACAGGCCACTGCCACCGAACCGGCCAGCGGCGAGGAGCTGATGCGCTACGGCGACATGGCGCTGTACGAAGCCAAGCGCAACGGCCGCAATCGTTTCGAAGTCTTCCGCCCGGAGCTGGAAGAAGCGTCGCGCCACCGGCGCCAGATGGAAACCGAACTGCGCCGCGCGCTGCACCAGGGCCAGCTTGCAATGCACTACCAGCCGGTGATCGAATCGGACGGCCGCATTTCCGGTTACGAGGCACTGATGCGCTGGCAACATCCCGTGCGCGGGCTGGTGCCGCCGATGGAGTTCATCCCGATTGCCGAGGAAACCGGCTTGATCCACGAGATCGGCGTGCGTGCGCTGAACCTGGCCTGCCAGGAGGCAGTCGGCTGGGAAAATAATGCGGTGGTGGCGGTCAACCTGTCGCCGGTGCAGTTCAAGTGCACCGACCTGGTCAAGGTGGTGGCGCTGGCGTTGGCCGACTCGGGCCTGGACCCGGCCCGGCTGGAGCTGGAAATCACGGAATCGGTCCTGCTCGACAACAGCGACGGCAATATCCGCACGCTGCGCGCGCTCAAGCATTTGGGCGTGGCGATTTCGCTTGACGATTTCGGCACCGGCTACTCGTCGCTCAGTTACCTGCGCTCGTTCCCGTTCGACCGCATCAAGATCGACAAATCGTTCGTGCGCGACATGGGCACCAGCAAGGAGGCGATGGCGATCATCCGCGCCATCACCGGCCTGTCGAGCAGCCTGCTGATCAAGACCACGGCCGAGGGCGTCGAAACCGAGGCGCAGTTCCTGCAACTGAAGAACGAGGGCTGCTCGCACTTCCAGGGCTTTTTGTTCGGCCGCCCGGAAGCGGCCGAGAACATGCTGCAGGATGCCTCGGCCCCGATGAATTTTTAG
- a CDS encoding Na+/H+ antiporter, translated as MDSIEIVLVMLLAVVASAYLMRLLPSAIPLPLVQIALGALIAAKSTHGVELEPDLFFLIFLPPLLFLDGWRIPKSGLLRDKGTILELAFGLVFFTVIGAGFLIHWLIPAMPLAVAFALAAIVSPTDPIAVSSIASNTPIPKRLMHILEGESLLNDASGLVCFRFAVAAAMTGAFSIGSASLTFVWVVIAGLGSGVAVTMVVTWVQRWLTRHFGEPVGSPILVNLLLPFGAYLVAERLNASGILAAVAAGVTMSYVELSGQAMANTRIQRSAVWDTVQFALNGIMFVLLGEQLPDIFKGARATIEESGHLNPWWLAVYAVAITGGLLVLRFAWVWASLRLTIFKQRLRHAPGPQIKWRLVMATTLAGARGTITLAGVLTLPLLLPNGEPFPARALTIFLACSVILLSLLIASIGLPRLLKGVTFPSEPEEQQEEDLGRRAAATAALEAVKDAQIKLMESGTCADPNVYPEAAGRVIAFYEHRLKEVEPEKEGAWRRTDSAERELRLAGLKAERRVVFDLARHDKISDSISRKLVREIDLMEERYK; from the coding sequence ATGGATTCGATTGAAATTGTGCTGGTCATGCTGTTGGCCGTGGTGGCCAGCGCGTACCTGATGCGGCTGCTGCCAAGTGCGATTCCGCTGCCGCTGGTGCAGATCGCGCTGGGCGCGCTGATCGCTGCCAAGTCCACGCACGGCGTGGAACTGGAGCCCGACCTGTTTTTCCTGATTTTCCTGCCGCCGCTGCTGTTCCTCGACGGCTGGCGCATCCCCAAAAGCGGCCTGCTGCGCGACAAGGGCACCATCCTCGAACTGGCGTTCGGGCTGGTGTTCTTTACCGTGATCGGCGCCGGCTTTTTGATCCACTGGCTGATTCCGGCCATGCCGCTGGCCGTCGCTTTTGCGCTGGCGGCCATCGTCTCGCCCACCGATCCGATCGCGGTCAGCTCGATCGCGTCCAACACGCCGATCCCAAAGCGCCTGATGCACATCCTCGAAGGCGAATCGCTGCTCAACGACGCCAGCGGCCTGGTATGCTTCCGCTTCGCGGTGGCCGCTGCCATGACCGGCGCGTTTTCAATCGGCAGCGCCAGCCTGACGTTCGTGTGGGTGGTGATCGCGGGCCTCGGTTCCGGCGTGGCCGTCACCATGGTCGTGACCTGGGTGCAGCGCTGGCTCACGCGCCACTTCGGCGAACCGGTCGGCTCGCCGATCCTGGTCAACCTGCTGCTGCCGTTCGGCGCCTACCTGGTGGCCGAGCGACTTAATGCATCCGGCATCCTGGCGGCGGTGGCGGCCGGCGTGACCATGAGCTACGTGGAGCTGAGCGGCCAGGCCATGGCCAATACCCGCATCCAGCGCTCGGCCGTGTGGGACACGGTGCAATTCGCGCTCAACGGCATCATGTTCGTGCTGCTGGGCGAGCAACTGCCCGACATCTTCAAGGGCGCCCGCGCCACCATCGAGGAAAGCGGCCACCTCAACCCGTGGTGGCTGGCGGTCTACGCGGTGGCCATTACCGGCGGCCTGCTGGTGCTGCGCTTTGCCTGGGTATGGGCGTCGCTGCGGCTGACCATTTTCAAGCAGCGCCTGCGCCACGCGCCGGGTCCCCAAATCAAGTGGCGCCTGGTGATGGCCACCACGCTGGCTGGCGCACGCGGCACCATCACCCTGGCCGGCGTGCTGACGCTGCCGCTGCTGCTGCCCAACGGCGAGCCCTTCCCCGCCCGCGCGCTGACCATCTTCCTGGCCTGCTCGGTGATCCTGCTCTCGCTGCTGATCGCCAGCATCGGCCTGCCGCGCCTGCTCAAGGGCGTAACGTTCCCGTCCGAGCCGGAAGAGCAGCAGGAGGAAGACCTGGGGCGCCGCGCCGCCGCCACTGCCGCACTCGAAGCGGTCAAGGATGCGCAGATCAAGCTGATGGAGTCGGGTACCTGCGCCGATCCGAACGTGTATCCGGAAGCGGCGGGCCGCGTGATCGCGTTCTACGAGCACCGGCTCAAGGAAGTGGAACCGGAGAAGGAAGGCGCCTGGCGCCGCACCGATTCGGCCGAACGCGAGCTGCGCCTGGCGGGACTGAAGGCCGAGCGGCGCGTGGTGTTCGACCTGGCGCGGCACGACAAGATCTCGGATTCGATTTCGCGCAAGCTGGTGCGCGAAATCGATCTGATGGAGGAGCGTTACAAATAA